The Argentina anserina chromosome 3, drPotAnse1.1, whole genome shotgun sequence genome includes a region encoding these proteins:
- the LOC126789107 gene encoding 9-cis-epoxycarotenoid dioxygenase NCED2, chloroplastic-like has protein sequence MATTSNSWAHTAQMPHHFSSSSSSSSSSSSPLYKGFPKRSISLNRKRTTTIQSALQSPSVLHFPKQPYHQQVVAKEVCSNSKPKTATTTQQPPHWNFLQRAASTALDMLEGALVSRESQSPLPKTADPLVQIAGNFAPVPEQPVSHALPVSGTIPSCISGVYVRNGANPLHEPVAGHHFFDGDGMVHAISINDGAASYACRFTETQRLVQEREIGRPVFPKAIGELHGHSGIARLALFYARGALGLLDPSQGIGVANAGLVYFNDRLLAMSEDDMPYQVRITPPGDLETVGRYDFDSQLESTMIAHPKVDPVTGHLHTLSYDVVKKPYLKYFQFSADGKKSPDVEIPLAAPTMMHDFAITENFVVIPDQQVVFKLQEMITGGSPVIYDKNKKSRFGILSKNANNADDIIWVESPDTFCFHLWNAWEEPESDEVVVIGSCMTPPDSIFNECDESLKSVLSEIRLNLKTGESTRRPIISEEVDHVNLEAGMVNRNLLGRKTRYAYLAIAEPWPKVSGFAKVDLFTGEVKKHIYGDRKFGGEPFFLPSSPSGEEDEGYILSYVHNEKTWKSELQIVNAMSLKVEATVTLPSRVPYGFHGTFIDSKHLENQA, from the coding sequence ATGGCTACTACTTCCAATAGTTGGGCTCACACAGCCCAAATGCCTCACCacttctcctcctcttcttcttcttcttcttcttcttcttcaccactATACAAAGGCTTCCCTAAAAGATCCATCAGCTTAAACAGAAAAAGAACCACCACCATTCAATCCGCTCTCCAGTCTCCTTCAGTTCTTCACTTTCCAAAACAGCCTTACCATCAGCAAGTTGTTGCAAAAGAGGTCTGTTCAAATTCTAAGCCTAAAACAGCAACTACAACCCAGCAACCTCCACACTGGAACTTCCTCCAGAGAGCTGCCTCCACCGCCTTGGACATGTTGGAAGGAGCTTTGGTCTCGCGAGAGAGCCAAAGCCCCCTCCCTAAAACCGCCGATCCACTTGTTCAAATCGCCGGGAACTTTGCTCCAGTTCCGGAGCAACCCGTCAGTCACGCACTCCCTGTTTCCGGCACCATTCCCTCATGCATTAGCGGCGTCTACGTCCGTAACGGCGCCAACCCTTTACACGAGCCTGTCGCCGGCCACCATTTCTTCGACGGCGACGGCATGGTTCACGCCATTAGCATTAATGACGGTGCCGCCAGCTACGCATGTCGGTTCACTGAAACCCAAAGACTAGTCCAGGAGCGGGAAATCGGGAGGCCCGTTTTCCCAAAAGCCATAGGCGAGCTCCACGGCCACTCCGGCATCGCCCGCCTCGCCTTGTTTTACGCGCGCGGCGCTTTGGGCCTTCTGGACCCCAGCCAAGGCATAGGAGTCGCCAACGCCGGTTTAGTCTACTTCAACGACCGCCTCTTGGCCATGTCCGAGGACGACATGCCGTACCAAGTCAGAATCACTCCCCCCGGTGACCTCGAGACAGTCGGCCGATACGACTTCGACAGCCAACTGGAGTCCACAATGATCGCCCACCCGAAAGTCGACCCGGTAACCGGTCACCTCCACACTCTCAGCTATGACGTCGTAAAGAAGCCTTACCTGAAATACTTCCAATTCTCAGCCGACGGAAAGAAGTCCCCGGACGTGGAAATCCCTCTTGCCGCACCTACAATGATGCACGACTTCGCCATCACAGAAAACTTCGTCGTGATTCCCGACCAGCAGGTGGTGTTCAAGTTACAGGAGATGATCACCGGCGGGTCTCCGGTAATTTAcgacaagaacaagaaatccAGGTTTGGAATACTGTCTAAAAATGCAAATAACGCTGATGATATCATCTGGGTTGAGTCGCCGGACACGTTTTGCTTTCACTTGTGGAATGCATGGGAGGAGCCAGAGTCCGATGAGGTAGTGGTGATCGGGTCATGCATGACTCCACCCGACTCAATATTTAATGAATGTGACGAGAGCTTGAAGAGTGTGTTGTCCGAAATCCGGCTCAATTTGAAAACCGGCGAGTCAACTCGAAGGCCGATTATTTCCGAGGAGGTTGATCATGTGAACTTGGAGGCGGGAATGGTGAACCGGAACCTGCTTGGTAGAAAGACTCGGTATGCTTACCTTGCCATTGCTGAACCGTGGCCAAAAGTTTCAGGTTTCGCCAAGGTAGATCTTTTTACTGGCGAGGTAAAAAAGCATATTTACGGAGACAGGAAGTTTGGTGGTGAGCCCTTCTTTCTTCCTTCGAGTCCAAGTGGGGAAGAAGATGAAGGTTATATTCTGAGCTATGTCCACAATGAGAAGACGTGGAAATCGGAGCTTCAGATTGTGAACGCCATGAGTTTGAAGGTTGAAGCCACTGTGACGCTACCGTCAAGAGTTCCGTATGGATTTCACGGCACGTTCATTGACTCGAAGCACTTGGAAAACCAGGCATAA
- the LOC126789108 gene encoding pyruvate dehydrogenase E1 component subunit beta-3, chloroplastic — protein sequence MAAVFGATSAAISISSSRKLHLPSRRSLPGRKASFVVIRSDAGVNPGPTNARPRRSVQLITNAVATKADAAAASAPSKPGHELLLFEALREGLEEEMARDPTVCVMGEDVGHYGGSYKVTKGLAEKYGDLRVLDTPIAENSFTGMGIGAAMTGLRPIIEGMNMGFLLLAFNQISNNCGMLHYTSGGQFKIPVVIRGPGGVGRQLGAEHSQRLESYFQSIPGIQMVACSTPYNAKGLMKAAIRSDNPVILFEHVLLYNLKERIPDEEYVCSLEEAEMVRPGEHVTILTYSRMRYHVMQAAKTLVNKGYDPEVIDIRSLKPFDLHTIGNSVKKTHRVLIVEECMRTGGIGASLTAAITENFHDYLDAPIVCLSSQDVPTPYAATLEEVTVVQPAQIVTAVEELCQ from the exons ATGGCCGCCGTCTTCGGAGCTACTTCCGCCGCCATCTCCATCTCCTCCTCCCGGAAGCTCCACCTCCCTTCCCGTAGATCCCTCCCAG GGAGGAAGGCCAGCTTCGTTGTGATTAGATCTGACGCCGGTGTTAACCCGGGCCCCACCAATGCCAGGCCTCGCCGCTCCGTTCAGCTAATCACCAATGCTGTTGCG ACCAAAGCTGATGCTGCTGCGGCTTCCGCGCCGTCGAAACCTGG GCAtgaacttcttctttttgaagCCTTACGAGAAGGATTAGAAGAAGAGATGGCTCGGGATCCCACCGTATGTGTAATGGGTGAAGATGTGGGTCACTACGGAGGATCATACAAGGTGACCAAAGGCCTGGCTGAGAAGTATGGGGATCTCCGGGTtcttgatactcctattgctGAGAACTCCTTCACAGGGATGGGTATTGGAGCTGCCATGACTGGGCTGAGACCCATTATTGAGGGTATGAACATGGGTTTTCTCCTTCTGGCCTTTAACCAGATCTCCAACAACTGTGGTATGCTCCACTACACTTCCGGAGGTCAATTCAAGATACCAGTAGTCATTCGTGGACCTGGTGGAGTGGGTAGGCAACTTGGGGCTGAGCACTCACAACGTCTTGAGTCGTACTTTCAGTCAATCCCTGGAATTCAAATGGTAGCATGCTCAACGCCTTACAATGCCAAAGGCCTGATGAAAGCTGCCATTCGAAGTGATAACCCTGTGATTCTTTTTGAGCACGTGTTGCTGTACAACCTGAAGGAGAGAATCCCAGATGAAGAATATGTGTGTTCTCTTGAGGAAGCTGAGATGGTGAGGCCTGGGGAGCATGTCACTATATTAACATATTCTAGGATGAGATATCATGTGATGCAGGCTGCTAAAACTTTGGTGAACAAGGGATATGACCCAGAAGTTATTGATATTAGGTCATTGAAACCATTTGATCTTCACACCATAGGGAACTCAGTGAAGAAAACACATAGGGTCCTGATTGTGGAGGAGTGCATGCGAACAGGTGGAATTGGTGCTAGTTTGACAGCAGCCATCACTGAAAACTTCCATGATTATTTAGATGCCCCAATTGTGTGTCTGTCGTCACAAGACGTGCCAACACCTTATGCGGCAACATTAGAGGAAGTGACTGTTGTTCAACCAGCTCAGATTGTGACAGCAGTTGAGGAGCTTTGCCAGTAG
- the LOC126788427 gene encoding uncharacterized protein LOC126788427 produces the protein MELLYLLCSIISTFLTSLTLSLLLPLRILLRRLSPSSSSAVSLYQGTVFHERRRPVHHSFRYSVRYALIDLDDSPHALPNHLSSDEARRISGTSGRALLLTIPESVGYEENPLSLYYCYDDQTLKNCIAEVTNTPWGERVLFVFDPNSDLVAKPLHVSPFMDMIGNWNIRTNAPDDTLFVSISVQHPDLGNYFTATLKAKRVPSSLVSDHALFFWLMPHKVAVWIYWHAFKLWWKNVAFIQHPRYTSPGYREEALVRNQKLQCCPAIRLDKEKHLQFEGSSQGCRVNNENESRYIKWRDAKWPWS, from the exons ATGGAGCTTCTCTATCTGCTCTGCTCAATCATCTCCACCTTCCTCACTTCCCTCActctctccctcctcctcccacTCCGTATTCTCCTCCGCCgcctctccccctcctcctcctccgccgtaTCCCTCTACCAAGGAACCGTCTTTCACGAGCGGCGCCGCCCCGTCCACCACTCCTTCCGCTATTCCGTCCGCTACGCCCTCATCGACCTCGACGACTCCCCCCACGCTCTCCCCAACCACCTCTCCTCCGACGAGGCTCGCCGCATTTCCGGCACCTCTGGTCGAGC TTTGCTTTTGACGATTCCTGAAAGCGTGGGATATGAGGAGAACCCTTTGAGCTTGTACTACTGTTATGATGATCAGACTTTGAAGAATTGCATTGCTGAG GTTACCAATACGCCATGGGGAGAAAGAGTGTTGTTTGTTTTCGACCCGAATTCTGATTTAGTGGCCAAACCACTACATGTCAGTCCTTTTATG GACATGATTGGGAATTGGAATATCAGAACAAATGCTCCTGATGATACTCTGTTCGTTTCAATTTCAGTTCAACACCCTGACCTTGGAAACTATTTTACAGCTACCCTAAAAGCTAAAAGGGTACCCTCATCATTGGTGTCTGATCATGCACTGTTTTTCTGGTTGATGCCACATAAGGTTGCAGTGTGGATATATTGGCAT GCCTTTAAACTATGGTGGAAGAATGTGGCATTTATCCAACACCCAAGGTACACCAGCCCTGGATATAGGGAGGAAGCTCTAGTTCGTAACCAGAAACTTCAATGCTGCCCAGCTATTCGATTGGATAAAGAGAAACATCTGCAGTTTGAAGGAAGTAGTCAAGGATGTAGAGTTAACAATGAAAACGAGTCTCGTTATATTAAATGGAGAGATGCTAAGTGGCCTTGGTCTTGA